The Vampirovibrio chlorellavorus genome includes the window GCACTTTTGCCCCGAACACTCGCAAAGAGCTTTGTTCGGGTTTGACCATTTTCGCCACTTTTTTGGGGCTGCTGCACACGGCTGGCGCCTTGCAGTGGTTGTTTCACCAGCCCGCTGATGCGGTGAAGGCCCTGGAGCGTAATATGACCTGGCTACAGGCCGGAGACTTCAAACTCTCTCTTGGCTATTTGGTGGACTCCATGTCGGTCATGATGCTGTTTGTGGTTACGTTTATCAGCATCCTCATTCAATGCTATACGCACGGTTACATGAATCACGACAAAGGGTACGCCAAGTTTTTTGGCTATTTGGCCTTGTTTAACTTTTCCATGCTGGGTCTGGTACTGAGTACCAACCTGTTCCAGATTTACATTTTCTGGGAATTGGTGGGGGTTAGCAGCTACTTGCTGATTGGTTTCTGGTTCCACAAGCCTTCCGCCGCCGCCGCCTGTATGAAGGCCTTTTTAATGAACCGGGTGGGAGACTTTGGTTTCTTGTTCGGCATTTTGGGGCTGCTGTATTTCAGCTTCCCCCTGTGGAACAGCTACCTGCTGGCGCATCCTGATGCGGCGTTCCTGTCTTTCAGTGCCCTGCCTGCCTTTGTGGGTCAAATCGCTACTTTTGCTGGGCCTACTACGTTTACGGTTATTGCCATTTTGCTCTTTATGGGGCCTATGGCCAAAAGCGCCCAGTTGCCCTTGCATACCTGGCTGCCCGACGCTATGGAGGGTCCTACGCCCATTAGCGCCCTGATCCACGCCGCGACCATGGTGGCTGCCGGTGTGTATCTGGTGGGTCGTGCCTATCCTGTTTTTCAGGCCTCAGACACCGCCATGTTGTTCATCACCTTGATTGGCACTACCTCTGCGGTGGTGGCGGCCACAATCGCCCTGACCCAGTACGACATCAAGAAAGCCCTGGCCTATTCCACCATGTCCCAGTTGGGTTTCATGATGGCGGGGATGGGCGTGGGCGCTTTTACCGCCGGATTGTTCCACCTGTTTACCCACGCATTCTTCAAGGCCATGCTGTTCTTGTGTTCCGGTAGCGTGATTCACGCCTGCGAGGACGAGCAGGATATGCGCAAGATGGGTGGCTTGGCCAAAAAATTGCCCATCACTCACATTGCTTATCTCATTGGCACGTTGGCGATTTCCGGTTTGTTCTGGACCAGTGGTTTCTGGTCTAAAGATGAAATCCTGTTGGGGGCCAAGGAATACGCACCGGGCATTTACTGGAACTTGGCCATTACCGCCGGTCTGACTTCCTTTTACATGTTCCGGACTTACTTCCTGACCTTCTGGGGCAAGTACCGGGGCGAAGCCCATGTGCATCACGAAGATACCGCTATGAAGTGGCCGCTGGCGGTTTTGGCGGTTCCTTCCGCCCTGATTGGTATCGCTATGGCTGGTTTGAAAGACGTGAACTGGCTGCCTGCCTTTGGCGCTTACATTCACTCCGGGGCGCACCACGCCGTCGAACACGCCCATACTTTCGCTCAGGCGGCCTTTTCCGAAGTCGGTATCATGTCCTTGGTGATTGGACTCGTTGGCGCAGGCTTGGCTTTCATCTTCTACGTGGTGGCCCCTGCTATCCCTGAGGCCGTCAAGAAGGCACCCTTGGCCGCCACTGCCTTTAGTCTGTTCTCGAACAAGTGGTACTTCGACGACATTTACCAGGCTTTCGTTGACCGCATTTACCTTGCTTTCGCCCGCGGATCCTCTACCTTTGACAAGGGCGGCATTGATGGCGCGGTCAACGTTACCGGCCGTAGCGTGATGGGGGCGGGTTTCGCCCTGCGTCAGTTGCAGTCCG containing:
- the nuoL gene encoding NADH-quinone oxidoreductase subunit L yields the protein MDWFANVENIWAVPLYPLAAFILIVLLRTFAPNTRKELCSGLTIFATFLGLLHTAGALQWLFHQPADAVKALERNMTWLQAGDFKLSLGYLVDSMSVMMLFVVTFISILIQCYTHGYMNHDKGYAKFFGYLALFNFSMLGLVLSTNLFQIYIFWELVGVSSYLLIGFWFHKPSAAAACMKAFLMNRVGDFGFLFGILGLLYFSFPLWNSYLLAHPDAAFLSFSALPAFVGQIATFAGPTTFTVIAILLFMGPMAKSAQLPLHTWLPDAMEGPTPISALIHAATMVAAGVYLVGRAYPVFQASDTAMLFITLIGTTSAVVAATIALTQYDIKKALAYSTMSQLGFMMAGMGVGAFTAGLFHLFTHAFFKAMLFLCSGSVIHACEDEQDMRKMGGLAKKLPITHIAYLIGTLAISGLFWTSGFWSKDEILLGAKEYAPGIYWNLAITAGLTSFYMFRTYFLTFWGKYRGEAHVHHEDTAMKWPLAVLAVPSALIGIAMAGLKDVNWLPAFGAYIHSGAHHAVEHAHTFAQAAFSEVGIMSLVIGLVGAGLAFIFYVVAPAIPEAVKKAPLAATAFSLFSNKWYFDDIYQAFVDRIYLAFARGSSTFDKGGIDGAVNVTGRSVMGAGFALRQLQSGKVQTYIAVMFFAVVCLSLLLFYWLM